GATCGCCCGATGATCTTCCATGCCCGCACGGGCTTTCTCTTCGCGAGCATCCTCAGTCTGGTGATCGGGTTGGCGCTGTGGGCGGCCCTGTGGAGCCAGCGGAATGCGGCGCTGCATCACTGGTGCGGCGGCAGTCTCGCCGCCGCGGCGGCGTCCCTGCTGATCGCCCTGCGCGGGTTGGTGCCCGAGGTGCTGGGTTTCACGGTGCCGATCGCCCTGGCGGTCCTGATGCTGTCGCTGAAGCTCCAGGCCATCCGGCTGGAATTGAATGCCCCCGAGCCCGTTCATCGTCCGGCCCTTCTTCTGCTGGCTGCGCTGACGGTGTACGAGCTATTGCGCCAGGGGGGCGACGATGGAGTCGGCCATGGTCTCGGTCATTATGCGCATTCCCTCTTTGCCTTGCTCGTTCTATCGCTCATGAACGCCCGGATTGCCTGGTGGGCAAGTCGCCTGGGGCGTCGGCGAGGGCAGCGCAGCGCGTACTGGATTGCCTGGGCCTTCGGTCTCATGGCCGCCGCGTACGGTTTTCGCCTCGTGAACGGTACTCTGGGCGGCTTCGATCCGAATCCGCTAGGCCAGCAGGGGTACGACGCATTGCTGCTGGGCCTGACCTCGTTCGTCGGCATCATCGTCAGCAATATCGCCTGGCTCAGTCTGGCGCTCGAACGGCTGATCCGAGCCCAAGTGGTGGCCGCGGCCACCCAGGCGCGCGCTGAGGAAAATCGGATACTGAGCGAGCAGATCGTCCAGCTCGAGCGTCAGCGCAGCCTGGGCCTCTTATCGGCATCGCTGGCGCACGAGCTCAATCAGCCGCTCACCGCCATCCTGACCAACGCGCAGGTTGTGCGACGTGGGCTCGGCAGCAAACGCATCGAGCTGACGCAAGCGCTGGAGTTGCTGGACAAGGTTGTGTA
The DNA window shown above is from Candidatus Thiodictyon syntrophicum and carries:
- a CDS encoding sensor histidine kinase, with the protein product MIFHARTGFLFASILSLVIGLALWAALWSQRNAALHHWCGGSLAAAAASLLIALRGLVPEVLGFTVPIALAVLMLSLKLQAIRLELNAPEPVHRPALLLLAALTVYELLRQGGDDGVGHGLGHYAHSLFALLVLSLMNARIAWWASRLGRRRGQRSAYWIAWAFGLMAAAYGFRLVNGTLGGFDPNPLGQQGYDALLLGLTSFVGIIVSNIAWLSLALERLIRAQVVAAATQARAEENRILSEQIVQLERQRSLGLLSASLAHELNQPLTAILTNAQVVRRGLGSKRIELTQALELLDKVVYNTQRAARILEHIRGLIRPSQMRRQPVDLVAVIQEVVELVAAQARAQACRLDCSLPQRPVRVAGDPIQISQLVLNVLRNAIEATALSAKREIAVRLWEEDDGARLQVQDSGPGLSAEALQKAGEPFYTTKAQGLGLGLSISRTIARHHHGELTLSNTAGGALCELKLPLQSITSQTT